Proteins from one Methanothrix sp. genomic window:
- a CDS encoding DUF2117 domain-containing protein — translation MRTSSAADERRLSIGVVIHGPEVVDTGFALQALEWLEGHGDVVAVLGGTMGRVAIIDAGLEGRVDISRRRSPSQSVQDLQHSDLTVLMNHAKSRETGLVFGSIVASRARPTNPLIQVDSGGRFVAALANSSERSNAIAEGLASHFGFEILDALMQYDDLRQEGDVMVRRVWGVLPGERISVNGTVIGTATDTHVEIMAQDGRIVGARGIKLKMHGLEKLPYVDLRSAILRSGSVRRTAGMLKPRLCSLRTGRNGRFAIIDHTAEDAFELASDASFVITIGDDTTAIAGDVLSRLGIPVLGIVDGDPDGICNGLVMPERSVIVRVREGNDDIVGKAIKAISEKRRPSSLEEALNMVREAAGDRIVSVIRCDGRR, via the coding sequence ATGAGAACCTCGAGTGCGGCGGATGAGCGCAGGCTCTCGATAGGCGTTGTAATCCACGGCCCAGAGGTAGTGGATACTGGATTTGCTCTTCAGGCCCTGGAATGGCTTGAAGGGCATGGCGATGTGGTGGCGGTCCTCGGCGGGACCATGGGCAGGGTTGCGATAATCGACGCAGGTCTTGAGGGAAGGGTGGATATCAGCAGGCGAAGATCTCCAAGCCAGTCCGTGCAGGACCTCCAGCACTCCGACCTCACAGTTCTAATGAATCACGCGAAGAGCAGGGAGACGGGGCTTGTTTTTGGATCAATCGTGGCCTCCCGAGCTAGGCCCACGAATCCCCTCATTCAGGTTGATTCCGGAGGCCGCTTCGTCGCAGCTCTTGCGAATTCATCTGAGAGAAGCAACGCCATTGCGGAAGGTCTTGCATCACACTTCGGTTTCGAGATCCTGGATGCCCTCATGCAATATGATGATCTGCGCCAGGAGGGCGATGTGATGGTGAGAAGGGTGTGGGGGGTCCTGCCAGGGGAGAGGATCTCGGTCAACGGCACGGTCATCGGCACTGCCACGGATACACATGTCGAGATCATGGCGCAGGACGGGAGGATCGTTGGCGCAAGGGGGATCAAGCTCAAAATGCATGGCCTGGAGAAGCTCCCATATGTCGATCTGAGATCCGCGATACTCCGAAGCGGGTCTGTGCGTAGAACCGCAGGTATGCTGAAACCACGGCTTTGCTCTCTCAGAACGGGCAGGAACGGCAGGTTCGCGATCATAGATCATACCGCAGAGGACGCATTTGAGCTCGCATCTGATGCATCATTTGTGATAACGATAGGCGACGATACAACGGCCATCGCCGGAGATGTCCTCTCAAGGCTCGGGATACCAGTTCTGGGTATAGTCGACGGCGATCCCGACGGCATATGCAATGGACTTGTCATGCCTGAGAGGAGCGTGATCGTCAGGGTGAGGGAGGGGAACGATGATATCGTCGGGAAGGCCATAAAAGCGATATCTGAGAAGCGCAGGCCGTCTAGCCTGGAGGAGGCTCTGAATATGGTAAGAGAGGCTGCGGGAGATCGCATTGTCTCCGTCATCCGCTGCGATGGCAGACGATAA
- a CDS encoding DUF2098 domain-containing protein — MEIKEGSLVRYNGTGTVGVVKLIKEEDGETWALLDSTELYYLTSYLEPIEKVPERKELSGMSLEDLAERMKEQKELMERARLHDENLECGG; from the coding sequence ATGGAGATAAAGGAAGGATCCCTGGTCAGGTACAACGGTACCGGGACTGTTGGGGTCGTCAAGCTCATAAAAGAGGAGGACGGGGAGACCTGGGCGCTTCTGGATTCCACAGAGCTCTACTACCTGACATCCTACCTGGAGCCCATAGAGAAGGTCCCTGAGCGCAAGGAGCTCAGTGGCATGTCTCTTGAGGATCTCGCGGAGAGGATGAAGGAGCAGAAAGAGCTGATGGAACGTGCCAGGCTCCACGATGAGAACCTCGAGTGCGGCGGATGA
- a CDS encoding 4Fe-4S dicluster domain-containing protein, producing MAGAVAGKPNVEVAKKPRKRRRLKVAHPERCIGCLSCMFACSRINTGHASLERSAIRIKTQGGIEGDPIIVVCHACEDPACVRACPKGALSRREDGSVVFDKDLCDGCGKCVDACLIGAISLDSEGKAVKCKHCGACVAFCPHDVLKLIEVD from the coding sequence ATGGCAGGAGCTGTTGCTGGTAAACCCAACGTGGAGGTCGCGAAGAAGCCCAGGAAGCGGAGGAGGTTGAAGGTCGCCCATCCGGAGAGGTGCATCGGATGTCTGAGCTGCATGTTCGCATGCAGCAGGATAAACACGGGACACGCATCGCTTGAGCGCTCGGCGATAAGGATCAAGACGCAGGGAGGGATCGAGGGAGATCCCATAATAGTGGTCTGCCACGCGTGCGAGGACCCTGCATGTGTCAGAGCCTGCCCAAAAGGAGCTCTCTCGAGGAGAGAGGACGGGAGTGTTGTCTTTGATAAAGATCTATGCGACGGCTGCGGTAAATGCGTGGATGCATGCCTCATAGGAGCGATATCCCTTGACAGCGAGGGCAAGGCCGTGAAGTGCAAGCACTGCGGGGCATGTGTTGCATTCTGCCCGCATGATGTGCTTAAGCTGATCGAGGTGGATTAG
- a CDS encoding aldehyde ferredoxin oxidoreductase family protein yields the protein MLRRVLYIDLTSGESWVEEMHDLFEEWLGGTGVATQLLLREAPPGVDPLSPDAPIIFSIGPLSTMFPAMTKTVAQFKSPLTGELGECYAGGRLAMAMRFAGHESIVIKGRAERPCYISIENDKVKMRDATSIWGIGAARVGIILRDVEKGVGRRSIIRIGPAGERMVRYASVIVDTYRHFGRLGLGAVFGSKNLKAIVISGTEDVSIPDSKRYREVYNRIYRMVVQTDAMEKYHDLGTPINVNVLNQLKGLPTRNFQSTSFAEAENISGERLAEEYLFRRVSCAHCPIGCIHIAMLKTAFTQHHEFEVRRISYDYEPIYSLGSNLGVTTAEGVLELIDTCERLGLDAMSTGVVLSWATEAYEKDLITPQETLGVPLQWNNVKGYIKAMENIVAAPNEFYAALARGVEFAASRYGGMDFAMALGGNEVSGYHTGPASIVGQLVGVRHSHLDNAGYSIDQTAAKKQLDPSSMVDQIIREDDSRSVFNSLVGCLFARGVYTDENIIDALGSIGITKSREELTELGRRIFLEKYRFKTREGFDLSKARIPRRFFETVSTLGRIDPETVERMIALYKERRGWA from the coding sequence ATGCTGAGAAGGGTTCTTTACATAGATCTCACCAGCGGCGAGAGCTGGGTCGAGGAGATGCACGACCTCTTCGAGGAGTGGCTCGGCGGTACGGGGGTCGCAACACAGCTTCTGCTCAGGGAGGCTCCTCCAGGCGTTGATCCCCTCTCGCCGGATGCGCCGATAATCTTCAGCATAGGGCCCCTCTCGACGATGTTTCCGGCGATGACAAAGACAGTGGCACAGTTCAAGTCCCCGCTGACAGGGGAGCTCGGGGAGTGCTACGCGGGCGGAAGGCTCGCGATGGCGATGAGGTTCGCGGGCCACGAGTCGATCGTGATAAAGGGCAGAGCTGAGCGCCCCTGCTACATATCCATCGAGAACGACAAGGTGAAGATGCGCGATGCCACATCGATATGGGGGATCGGCGCTGCCCGCGTTGGAATCATCCTGAGGGATGTCGAGAAGGGTGTGGGGAGGAGGAGCATCATCAGGATCGGGCCTGCCGGCGAGAGGATGGTCAGGTACGCCTCTGTGATCGTCGACACCTACAGGCACTTCGGCAGGCTCGGCCTGGGCGCGGTCTTCGGATCCAAGAACCTGAAGGCCATTGTTATATCCGGAACAGAGGACGTCTCGATTCCAGACTCGAAGCGGTATCGAGAGGTCTACAACCGGATTTACAGAATGGTTGTCCAGACAGATGCGATGGAGAAGTACCACGACCTCGGGACCCCCATAAACGTGAACGTGCTGAACCAGCTCAAGGGGCTGCCGACGCGCAACTTCCAGTCGACCTCGTTTGCAGAGGCAGAGAACATAAGCGGCGAGAGGCTCGCGGAGGAGTACCTCTTCAGAAGGGTCTCGTGTGCGCACTGCCCAATAGGATGCATACACATAGCGATGCTAAAGACCGCGTTCACCCAGCATCACGAGTTTGAAGTGAGAAGGATCAGCTACGATTACGAGCCCATATACTCTTTAGGCAGCAATCTGGGGGTGACGACCGCTGAGGGTGTGCTGGAGCTGATAGACACATGCGAGCGTCTGGGGCTGGATGCGATGAGCACGGGCGTGGTGCTCTCGTGGGCGACAGAGGCCTACGAGAAGGATCTGATCACACCCCAGGAGACGCTCGGCGTGCCGCTCCAGTGGAACAACGTGAAGGGCTACATAAAGGCGATGGAGAACATCGTGGCTGCGCCGAACGAGTTCTACGCTGCGCTTGCGAGGGGTGTTGAGTTCGCCGCTTCCAGATACGGCGGAATGGATTTCGCGATGGCCCTCGGGGGCAATGAGGTCTCCGGATACCACACAGGCCCTGCATCGATAGTCGGCCAGCTCGTGGGCGTGAGGCACTCGCATCTGGATAACGCCGGATACAGTATAGACCAGACAGCTGCCAAGAAGCAGCTCGATCCGAGCTCCATGGTCGATCAGATAATCAGAGAGGACGACTCCAGAAGCGTGTTCAACTCGCTCGTCGGATGCCTCTTCGCAAGAGGGGTTTACACAGATGAGAACATTATCGATGCACTGGGATCGATTGGAATAACAAAGAGCAGGGAGGAGCTGACAGAGCTCGGGAGAAGGATCTTCCTGGAAAAGTACAGGTTCAAGACCAGGGAGGGCTTCGATCTCTCGAAGGCGAGGATACCCAGGAGGTTCTTCGAGACCGTGAGCACGCTCGGGCGCATCGATCCAGAGACTGTGGAGAGGATGATAGCTCTCTACAAGGAGAGACGCGGATGGGCATAA
- the glmU gene encoding bifunctional sugar-1-phosphate nucleotidylyltransferase/acetyltransferase — MNSMQAIVLAAGEGSRMRPLTASRPKVMLPVGGAPLLEELILRCRDAGINRFVFVVGYRRDVITSYFKNGSDFDVEISYAVQEKQLGTGHALMAASDLSDERFFVINGDVLPDVEALRHMMSLEDLSVATHRVVEASRYGVFLLRDGLVQGVVEKSPSPPSDMANAGIYLLDREIFELMEEVPVSIRGEYELTDGINALAAAGRKIWAVELSEWVEVGVPWDILTASNAVLSRKSPVIEGDVESGATLKGNVSIGSGTLVRNGAYIEGPVWIGRNCDIGPNCYIRAGSCIGNSVRVGNAVEIKNSTIMDGTKIGHLSYVGDSVIGYGCNLGAGTIVSNLRHDNRNIRSYVKGVLVDTGRRKLGVIMGDNVKTGVHTCIYPGTVIEPGYLSRPGEALRGYVKAMQSVSMG; from the coding sequence ATGAACAGCATGCAGGCAATAGTACTGGCTGCAGGCGAGGGCTCCAGGATGAGGCCCCTCACCGCGAGCAGGCCGAAGGTCATGCTTCCAGTGGGTGGAGCCCCGCTGCTCGAGGAGCTCATACTGAGATGCAGAGATGCAGGGATAAACAGGTTTGTGTTCGTGGTGGGCTATCGCAGAGATGTGATAACATCTTACTTCAAGAACGGCAGCGATTTCGATGTTGAGATCAGCTATGCGGTGCAGGAGAAACAGCTGGGCACAGGCCATGCGCTTATGGCTGCTAGTGACCTCTCGGATGAGAGGTTCTTCGTCATAAACGGAGATGTGCTTCCAGACGTCGAGGCGCTCAGGCACATGATGTCGCTGGAGGATCTCAGCGTCGCCACACACAGGGTCGTGGAGGCGAGCCGGTATGGCGTGTTTCTGCTAAGAGATGGGCTGGTGCAGGGGGTCGTAGAGAAGAGCCCGTCGCCGCCATCTGACATGGCGAACGCCGGTATATACCTCCTCGACAGGGAGATCTTCGAGCTCATGGAGGAGGTCCCCGTCTCGATCAGGGGCGAGTACGAGCTCACAGATGGAATAAACGCTCTTGCAGCCGCGGGTAGAAAAATCTGGGCAGTCGAGCTGAGCGAGTGGGTTGAGGTCGGCGTTCCCTGGGACATACTCACAGCCTCGAACGCTGTGCTCTCGAGAAAGAGCCCGGTCATTGAGGGGGATGTGGAGAGCGGCGCCACGCTCAAGGGAAATGTCTCGATCGGCAGCGGCACCCTGGTGAGAAATGGCGCATACATCGAGGGCCCTGTGTGGATCGGCAGGAACTGCGATATAGGGCCGAACTGCTACATCCGCGCAGGATCTTGCATAGGGAACAGCGTGAGGGTGGGAAATGCGGTTGAGATCAAGAACTCTACCATCATGGACGGCACCAAGATAGGCCATCTGTCCTACGTGGGGGACAGCGTCATCGGGTACGGCTGCAACCTCGGCGCCGGCACCATCGTATCGAACCTCAGGCATGACAACAGAAACATCCGCTCCTATGTCAAGGGCGTGCTTGTGGATACAGGAAGGAGAAAGCTTGGCGTGATAATGGGGGATAACGTCAAGACTGGAGTGCATACATGCATCTACCCCGGAACCGTGATAGAGCCCGGCTACCTCTCGAGGCCAGGCGAGGCCCTCAGGGGATACGTGAAAGCCATGCAGAGCGTGTCCATGGGCTGA
- a CDS encoding peptidylprolyl isomerase gives MGGAKLGDRVRVHYTARLERGVVVDTSEGEEPFEFVLGDGRVLPGFEEAVIGMRPGEVKTVRIPPEKGYGPYRQDLEVEVDRSKLPMDLELNIGDTLEIVEDDGRVIKVEIMDIIGEKVVLNANHPLAGVDLIYEIRLVEIL, from the coding sequence ATGGGCGGAGCTAAGCTCGGGGACAGGGTCCGTGTGCATTACACTGCAAGGCTTGAGAGAGGTGTCGTTGTGGATACCTCCGAGGGCGAGGAGCCATTCGAGTTTGTGCTGGGAGATGGCAGGGTGCTGCCAGGGTTCGAGGAGGCGGTCATCGGAATGAGACCGGGGGAGGTGAAGACCGTCAGGATACCGCCGGAGAAGGGATACGGCCCGTACAGGCAGGATCTCGAGGTCGAGGTCGATAGGTCCAAACTTCCAATGGATCTCGAGCTTAATATAGGCGACACGCTGGAGATTGTCGAGGATGATGGAAGGGTGATCAAGGTGGAGATAATGGATATCATAGGAGAGAAGGTGGTGCTGAACGCCAACCATCCGCTTGCAGGCGTGGATCTGATATACGAGATCAGGCTGGTGGAGATACTGTGA
- a CDS encoding oligosaccharyl transferase, archaeosortase A system-associated has translation MRSQRRLWAVVIIISAFLLRLYAGRLALSDGSVLFYGPDSYYHMRRIIYTVNHFPATLWFDSYVDYPKGLEITWPPLFDILGAALASLGGGTHSAEIITSLLPPLLGALTVGVIYLAAKEMFDARTGLASAFFLAISSYAVAVNSFGYVDHHALEMLLLSLIVLALLRSTSDIRWSAASGILMALLAYTWMGSAAYILIVLLYTIARMSLDLRDGREPPKDLVIAPAIASLLVLPLWSSHWMLPSAIAISALLGASLFGYAIYILSQKRLPWYSLPGIMISAGLIVLLLVYTLRDGITSVVYTTLVSRLPYIMGGEMAGLIEEASPLLTMDLMSVLGLNIIVTVAVLALVARRHIYDRKKVLLIVWTLIALLLTFGQKRFLYILAMNMSILFAVLFSELCTLAEKRSLERRQMMAFTLIILVVMSIPSFWRLSRISDDTPDIEGDWVDALKWLKENTPATSFFDDPSGRPEYGIMSSWSYGNWILYLAERPVVANNFQAGVDDSTRFFLSESESDGERILERRNARYVITSWEMLYLTLPSTARWIGEDPASYMRYTASGKYLSIELTDRLRRTMLARLQLYDGLNMSHLRLVYESRTFKGNNPSSASVKIFEHVPGAVVTGRSSGPVVALLNLTTNQGRRFTYAIETAPVSGVYTLRLPYSTGDNGAVRAEGAYIIMNPEIAKELSIEEKDVLGGSTIQLDL, from the coding sequence ATGAGATCTCAGCGCAGGCTCTGGGCTGTTGTAATCATCATCTCAGCATTTCTTTTGAGGCTGTATGCCGGGAGGCTCGCTCTGTCAGATGGATCTGTGCTCTTCTACGGTCCGGATTCCTACTACCACATGCGCAGGATTATTTATACAGTGAACCACTTTCCTGCCACGCTCTGGTTCGATTCATACGTGGATTATCCAAAAGGGCTTGAGATAACCTGGCCGCCGCTCTTCGATATACTCGGGGCTGCTTTGGCATCGCTCGGTGGGGGCACACACAGCGCAGAGATTATAACGTCGCTGCTCCCGCCTCTTCTCGGCGCACTCACGGTCGGGGTCATCTACCTCGCTGCGAAGGAGATGTTTGATGCGCGGACCGGCCTGGCATCCGCCTTCTTTCTCGCAATATCCTCATACGCGGTGGCAGTGAACTCCTTTGGATACGTTGATCACCATGCTCTCGAGATGCTGCTGCTCTCACTCATCGTGCTAGCGCTTCTGAGATCCACCAGCGACATTAGGTGGTCTGCAGCTTCCGGAATCTTAATGGCGCTTCTGGCCTACACATGGATGGGCTCAGCCGCTTATATTCTCATAGTTCTGCTCTACACCATCGCCAGGATGTCCCTGGATCTCAGGGATGGCAGAGAGCCGCCGAAAGATCTCGTGATCGCGCCTGCGATAGCCTCGCTTCTCGTGCTCCCGCTCTGGAGCAGTCACTGGATGCTCCCATCGGCCATCGCCATATCCGCCCTTCTCGGCGCATCTCTTTTTGGATATGCGATCTACATTCTCTCGCAGAAACGCCTGCCGTGGTACTCGCTTCCGGGTATCATGATATCCGCTGGCTTGATCGTTCTACTTTTAGTATACACACTCAGAGACGGCATAACATCTGTGGTTTACACAACACTGGTGAGCAGGCTCCCCTACATCATGGGGGGAGAGATGGCTGGGCTCATAGAGGAGGCAAGCCCGCTCCTGACCATGGATCTCATGTCGGTCCTCGGGCTCAACATAATCGTAACAGTGGCAGTTCTGGCGCTGGTCGCGAGACGTCACATCTACGATCGGAAGAAGGTTCTACTGATCGTATGGACCTTAATCGCCCTGCTTCTCACATTCGGGCAGAAGAGGTTTCTCTACATCCTCGCGATGAACATGTCCATCCTCTTCGCTGTTCTCTTCTCAGAGCTCTGCACCCTCGCTGAGAAGAGGTCTCTGGAGAGGAGACAGATGATGGCCTTCACGCTTATCATTCTCGTTGTGATGTCAATTCCATCCTTCTGGAGGCTCAGCAGGATCTCCGATGATACGCCTGATATAGAGGGCGACTGGGTGGATGCGCTGAAGTGGCTTAAGGAGAACACTCCAGCGACCAGCTTCTTCGATGATCCCTCCGGAAGGCCGGAGTACGGCATAATGAGCAGCTGGAGCTATGGCAACTGGATACTCTACCTCGCAGAACGACCGGTGGTTGCGAACAACTTCCAGGCAGGAGTGGATGATTCCACGAGGTTCTTTCTGTCTGAGAGCGAGAGCGATGGGGAGAGAATACTGGAGAGAAGGAACGCGAGGTATGTAATAACATCATGGGAGATGCTGTATCTCACCCTTCCATCGACAGCACGATGGATCGGGGAGGACCCGGCGAGCTACATGAGATATACCGCCTCAGGAAAGTATCTCAGCATAGAGCTGACGGACCGTCTCAGGAGGACGATGCTCGCCCGCCTCCAGCTGTACGATGGACTGAACATGAGCCATCTGAGACTTGTGTACGAATCCAGAACATTCAAAGGAAACAACCCGAGCAGCGCGAGCGTGAAGATCTTCGAGCATGTCCCCGGAGCGGTTGTGACCGGCAGAAGCAGCGGGCCTGTTGTTGCGCTCCTCAACCTGACAACCAACCAGGGCCGGAGGTTCACGTACGCGATTGAAACCGCGCCTGTGAGCGGCGTTTACACGCTCCGCCTGCCGTACTCGACCGGAGACAACGGAGCCGTGAGAGCAGAAGGCGCCTATATCATCATGAACCCGGAGATCGCAAAAGAGCTGAGCATCGAGGAGAAGGACGTGCTCGGTGGCAGCACGATCCAGCTGGATCTCTGA
- a CDS encoding glycosyltransferase family 4 protein, with the protein MRIGMFSWESLYSVKVGGVAPHVSELSEALARMGHEVHVFTRRGDFDYYDKINEVHYQRVDHDPTGDIVHQMDTMCDAMVDRFESVQNIFGRFDLIHGHDWHPVNAIVRIKKSHSIPLIFTVHSTEWGRNGNSHPQNPVSREISHREWLGGYESARVIVTTECMKNELMMLYSIPEQKIEVIPNGIVIGKLRRVLDAGRVKERYGIHPLAPVILFCGRMCYQKGPDLLVRAIPDVLRERWDAKFVFVGEGDMKWECERLARELGVEHACRFLGYVPSSTKEDLMNACDIICLPSRNEPFGVVVLEAWDAGKPVVATEAVTIIKNFEDGLLAYIQPESLAWCIRRLLSNPEEMKRLSAMGRARLEHDFSWDKIAEMTVRVYEDVLGQG; encoded by the coding sequence ATGCGTATAGGTATGTTCTCCTGGGAGAGCCTTTACTCGGTGAAGGTCGGCGGCGTGGCCCCGCATGTCTCTGAGCTGTCCGAGGCTCTCGCCAGGATGGGCCACGAGGTGCATGTCTTCACAAGGCGTGGCGATTTCGATTACTACGATAAGATCAATGAAGTGCATTATCAGCGTGTGGACCACGACCCCACAGGGGATATAGTTCATCAGATGGACACTATGTGCGATGCGATGGTCGATCGGTTCGAGTCCGTGCAGAATATCTTCGGGAGGTTCGATCTGATTCACGGCCACGACTGGCATCCTGTGAATGCGATCGTGCGGATAAAAAAGAGCCATTCAATACCGCTGATATTCACAGTCCACAGCACCGAGTGGGGCAGGAACGGGAACAGCCATCCCCAGAATCCTGTATCGCGAGAGATATCCCATCGCGAATGGCTCGGAGGCTACGAGTCTGCAAGGGTGATAGTGACGACAGAGTGCATGAAGAACGAGCTGATGATGCTCTACTCCATACCGGAGCAGAAGATCGAGGTGATCCCCAACGGGATAGTGATCGGAAAGCTCAGAAGGGTTCTAGATGCCGGCAGGGTCAAGGAGAGGTACGGCATACATCCGCTTGCACCTGTGATCCTCTTCTGCGGAAGGATGTGCTACCAGAAGGGTCCGGATCTTCTGGTCAGAGCGATACCCGATGTGCTCAGGGAGAGGTGGGACGCGAAGTTTGTTTTCGTCGGCGAGGGTGATATGAAGTGGGAGTGCGAGCGTCTGGCGAGAGAGCTCGGCGTCGAGCACGCGTGCAGGTTTCTCGGATACGTTCCGAGCTCAACAAAAGAGGATCTGATGAACGCATGCGACATAATATGCCTGCCTAGCAGGAACGAGCCGTTCGGCGTGGTGGTCCTGGAGGCGTGGGATGCCGGAAAGCCTGTGGTCGCCACGGAGGCTGTCACGATAATAAAAAACTTCGAGGACGGGCTGCTCGCCTACATACAGCCTGAGTCCCTTGCGTGGTGCATCAGGCGTCTGCTCAGCAACCCTGAGGAGATGAAGAGGCTGTCTGCAATGGGCCGGGCGAGGCTCGAGCATGACTTCAGCTGGGACAAGATCGCAGAGATGACCGTGAGGGTCTATGAGGATGTGCTGGGTCAGGGCTGA
- a CDS encoding DUF4921 family protein, with amino-acid sequence MRASKECPFCPGNEEMTPRALAVYREDGVFADGETRIRGWWARCIPNMYPAVVQSPAAPTPEWVAVPARGGHEVIIESPDHESSPATFDYETAIRMISVYADRYRYHVEHGSSYVSIFKNWGREAGASLSHTHTQLIALPLVPPLVMREISSISSMPACPYCTIAERESSSERLIFREGEWVCIAPFYSQTPYEMWILPFKHISNLLELNDSMLVGLGRALKEALRRLSALLNDPPYNYMLFQMGSNYHLNIRIQPAITRIAGFEKNTGIYINPVPPEQAASELRSVS; translated from the coding sequence ATGCGCGCATCGAAGGAGTGCCCGTTCTGCCCAGGGAACGAGGAGATGACGCCCAGAGCCCTGGCTGTGTACAGGGAGGATGGCGTGTTTGCAGACGGCGAGACGCGGATCAGGGGATGGTGGGCCAGATGCATTCCGAACATGTACCCTGCTGTTGTTCAGAGCCCGGCTGCGCCAACTCCGGAGTGGGTGGCTGTGCCTGCGAGGGGAGGGCACGAGGTCATAATCGAATCGCCGGATCATGAGAGCAGCCCGGCCACCTTTGATTATGAGACAGCGATCAGAATGATCAGCGTCTACGCTGACAGATACCGGTATCACGTCGAGCATGGATCATCATATGTATCCATATTCAAGAACTGGGGACGTGAGGCCGGTGCGTCCCTGAGCCACACGCACACACAGCTGATAGCGCTTCCTCTGGTCCCGCCGCTTGTGATGCGTGAGATATCCTCGATATCGTCCATGCCTGCATGTCCCTACTGCACGATCGCTGAGAGGGAGTCGAGCTCTGAGAGGCTCATATTCAGAGAGGGAGAATGGGTTTGCATAGCGCCCTTTTACTCACAGACACCCTATGAGATGTGGATACTGCCGTTCAAGCACATCAGCAACCTTCTTGAGCTCAACGATTCGATGCTTGTAGGCCTTGGCAGAGCTCTGAAGGAGGCTCTCCGCCGGCTTTCTGCGCTTCTGAACGATCCGCCGTACAACTACATGCTCTTTCAGATGGGCTCAAACTACCATTTGAACATCAGGATTCAGCCTGCCATAACCAGGATCGCGGGCTTCGAGAAGAACACGGGAATCTACATAAACCCGGTTCCGCCTGAGCAGGCAGCCTCAGAGCTCAGGTCGGTCTCATGA
- a CDS encoding glycosyltransferase family 4 protein, whose product MNIAYLSTEYPPMVYGGLGVYVDSISREIASMGHRVSVFTMGRPDLKRKETKKGVTAFREIPLPMGDALEIFYSRETLSWGSGLDFLNDLLSYNQLAAARLRDSGPFDLCVAHDWLALPAGMALRQSTPFIYHVHCTEIGRSEHPNQQLVSLEKKGARLADLVLTVSEAMKVELEGLGVPADKIRVCYHGVDTKLFDPSAVKPERLEMLRESYGLKESDKVLLFLGRLEPVKGVSQLLSALPLIRRSHPDVRLLLVGSGSLVDHLRSEAERLGGVLLIDRYLSPQEKAYHYALADLCIFPSIYEPFGIVALEAASMERACVVGASGVSGLREIVMKPETEKPTGVHVNARDPNDIAWGVNLALEDPDRLREWGRNARERVLEMFTWRKAAERTLSIYEEVIAYRS is encoded by the coding sequence ATGAATATAGCATACCTGAGCACAGAGTACCCTCCAATGGTCTACGGCGGTCTTGGTGTTTATGTGGATTCGATATCCAGAGAGATCGCCTCGATGGGGCATAGGGTCTCTGTGTTCACCATGGGCAGGCCAGATCTGAAGAGAAAGGAGACGAAGAAGGGTGTTACGGCGTTCAGGGAGATCCCGCTTCCGATGGGCGATGCGCTTGAGATATTCTATTCGAGGGAGACCCTCTCCTGGGGCTCTGGCCTGGATTTCCTGAACGATCTCCTGAGCTACAACCAGCTGGCTGCAGCCCGTTTGAGGGACTCGGGTCCTTTTGATCTCTGTGTTGCACACGACTGGCTCGCGCTGCCCGCAGGGATGGCGCTGCGTCAGAGCACTCCATTTATATACCACGTCCACTGCACCGAGATCGGGCGCTCCGAGCACCCCAACCAGCAGCTTGTATCGCTGGAGAAGAAAGGCGCCAGGCTGGCTGATCTGGTGCTCACAGTCTCAGAGGCGATGAAGGTGGAGCTCGAGGGGCTCGGGGTGCCGGCGGATAAGATAAGAGTGTGCTATCACGGCGTGGATACGAAGCTCTTCGATCCATCTGCGGTGAAGCCAGAGCGTCTTGAGATGCTGAGAGAAAGCTACGGCCTGAAGGAATCCGATAAAGTCCTGTTATTCCTGGGGAGGCTCGAGCCTGTAAAGGGCGTTTCCCAGCTTCTCAGCGCTCTCCCTCTCATCCGCAGGAGCCATCCGGATGTCAGGCTCCTCCTGGTGGGAAGCGGCTCCCTTGTGGATCATCTCAGATCTGAGGCTGAGCGGCTTGGCGGTGTTCTGCTAATTGATCGCTACCTCTCCCCTCAGGAGAAGGCATACCATTACGCGCTCGCTGACCTCTGCATATTCCCCAGCATCTACGAGCCGTTCGGGATAGTTGCGCTCGAGGCCGCATCGATGGAACGCGCCTGTGTCGTCGGGGCCAGCGGCGTCAGCGGTCTCAGGGAGATAGTCATGAAGCCGGAGACTGAGAAGCCTACAGGCGTGCATGTGAACGCCCGCGACCCGAATGATATCGCGTGGGGCGTCAATCTAGCTCTCGAAGATCCGGATCGACTCAGGGAGTGGGGGAGGAACGCCAGGGAGAGGGTCCTGGAGATGTTCACCTGGCGTAAAGCAGCTGAGAGGACATTGAGTATCTACGAGGAGGTTATCGCATACCGGAGCTGA